The following coding sequences lie in one Rutidosis leptorrhynchoides isolate AG116_Rl617_1_P2 chromosome 6, CSIRO_AGI_Rlap_v1, whole genome shotgun sequence genomic window:
- the LOC139855043 gene encoding uncharacterized protein produces MRFRTLRCLEKKQGLLPARLMLKKILLGDQPLCVRYNRIFRLEVNKDATIRDRILRNSAGLDYSWNWNREPRGRSEAELHSLIGEISSFGFGSYENDSWKWLEHSSGILHTHALATIINNKLLVNSFSSVATLRNRLLPQKIEVFIWRAQRNRLPVRTELDKRGIDLDSARCPVCDNEVETLEHMLIHCTFAKDLWLRFFKWWKVDNFQIQSVNDIASGPMSHSHNFPNPDLMTASMWVCAYKIWYNRNNKLFNKTDGSSSFVLQEVQSCSFKWISIRDKKHSLDWIQWFTKPIECKRIRLIFSRL; encoded by the exons ATGAGATTTCGAACTCTGAGATGTCTTGAAAAGAAACAAGGTTTATTACCAGCAAGGCTG ATGCTCAAAAaaat CTTGCTCGGTGATCAACCGCTTTGTGTTAGATATAATAGAATTTTCAGGCTCGAAGTCAACAAAGACGCTACGATTCGGGACAGAATTTTACGTAACAGTGCAGGTTTGGATTACTCGTGGAATTGGAATCGCGAACCAAGAGGCAGATCAGAAGCTGAATTGCACTCACTAATAGGAGAAATATCATCTTTCGGTTTCGGCAGCTACGAGAATGATTCATGGAAGTGGCTGGAACATAGCAGCGGGATACTTCACACACACGCACTTGCTACGATTATCAACAACAAACTTCTGGTTAACTCCTTCTCAAGTGTTGCAACGCTTCGCAATCGCCTTTTACCGCAAAAAATTGAGGTGTTTATATGGCGAGCTCAAAGAAACCGCCTCCCAGTTAGAACCGAGTTAGACAAAAGAGGCATCGACCTTGATTCGGCTAGATGCCCGGTTTGTGACAATGAGGTTGAAACGCTAGAACACATGCTTATTCATTGCACCTTCGCAAAGGATCTATGGCTTCGTTTCTTCAAGTGGTGGAAAGTCGACAATTTTCAAATACAGTCGGTGAACGATATAGCTTCCGGCCCCATGTCTCATTCACACAACTTTCCAAACCCTGACCTGATGACTGCAAGTATGTGGGTATGTGCATACAAAATTTGGTATAACAGGAATAACAAGCTGTTTAACAAAACAGATGGGTCAAGCTCGTTTGTTCTACAAGAAGTCCAATCGTGTAGTTTCAAGTGGATTTCAATCCGAGATAAGAAACACTCGCTCGACTGGATCCAATGGTTCACAAAACCCATCGAATGCAAGAGGATTAGGCTAATTTTTAGTCGGTTGTAG
- the LOC139852923 gene encoding pectinesterase/pectinesterase inhibitor-like isoform X1, whose product MAFEGGKKKKITVIAIATILVVAAIVGTLVHSRKFNHPAKNMSDEIDLHKAGGEKTAILIAATTVYILCKYTDFRDICRETLERIRTRIRKPRELILGGFNTAMDQIHYAIENSYTLKKTAKDPRAVIAIDQCKELLSISIEDLKKSVDRVSVIDINKLKYHTIELRVWLSGAVTYQDTCLDAFVNTTGDSGLQMTRLLDLGVKHTRNSLAMIDGVIELSGGKPPRYNDYYEKRESSQSTTVVDYRVDQTQLQQQQQLPIQPKKKRHFFDWTVKNPQPEPNNVVVVQQTEVQQPKPTKTKTVNVDYKGDLSISRNEDPKQTAGNIQRILDEQAEPEFLSDTPYPSWTDSSRRSLINVDPKTVKPNAVVAQDGSGGFKTIMQAVNTAPKRSPAPFIILIKAGIYKEDVTIPRHTDNVVFIGEGPTKTKITGRKNYIDGTSTYKSATVAVDGDGFMAKDIGFENSAGPEKHQAVALRVSADMSIFHNCLIEGYQDTLYTHSYRQFYRQCEIKGTIDFIFGNAAAVFQDCKMIIRKPMNNQACMVTAQGRKDQHSVGGIVMDGCTITAEPAFLNAVPMPKSYLGRPWKEFSRTIIMQSFLDKNIDPEGWSVWAGTFALDTCYYAEFKNKGPGADTSKRVTWKGIKKISPQEAQRFAPGTYIQGDQWIKPTNVPYEAGLMKI is encoded by the exons atggcTTTTGAaggagggaagaagaagaagattacTGTAATCGCGATTGCTACGATCCTTGTGGTGGCAGCTATTGTCGGCACCTTGGTCCATTCTAGAAAATTTAATCACCCTGCAAAAAACATGTCTGATGAAATAGATCTACACAAAGCAGGTGGCGAAAAAACGGCCATCTTAATCGCAGCCACCACCGTATATATTCTTTGCAAATACACCGATTTTCGGGACATTTGTAGGGAAACATTGGAGAGAATAAGAACACGAATAAGGAAGCCTAGAGAACTCATTTTAGGAGGTTTTAATACTGCAATGGATCAAATTCACTACGCCATCGAAAATTCTTACACCCTTAAAAAAACCGCAAAAGATCCAAGGGCTGTAATCGCGATAGATCAATGTAAAGAGCTTCTCAGTATTTCGATTGAAGATCTTAAAAAATCGGTTGATAGGGTTAGTGTTATTGACATTAACAAGTTGAAATATCATACAATTGAGCTTAGGGTTTGGCTTAGTGGTGCTGTTACATATCAAGATACTTGTCTTGATGCATTTGTTAATACTACTGGTGATTCTGGATTACAAATGACTAGATTGTTGGATTTAGGCGTTAAACATACGAGAAACAGTCTTGCAATGATCGATGGCGTTATTGAGTTGTCGGGTGGTAAGCCACCTAGATATAATGATTATTATGAGAAAAGGGAATCGAGTCAATCGACGACTGTTGTTGATTATAGAGTTGATCAAACTCaacttcaacaacaacaacaacttccgaTTCAACCTAAGAAGAAACGACATTTTTTCGATTGGACAGTAAAAAATCCTCAACCGGAGCCTAACAACGTTGTCGTTGTTCAACAAACCGAGGTTCAACAACCAAAACCGACGAAAACTAAAACTGTTAATGTTGATTATAAGGGGGATCTTTCGATCTCACGTAATGAAGATCCGAAGCAAACAGCGGGGAATATTCAAAGAATACTTGATGAACAAGCTGAGCCCGAGTTTCTTTCGGATACACCTTATCCTTCATGGACCGATAGTTCAAGGCGTTCGTTAATAAACGTTGATCCTAAAACTGTAAAGCCGAATGCAGTTGTGGCTCAAGATGGGTCGGGTGGTTTTAAGACCATCATGCAAGCTGTTAACACGGCTCCTAAAAGGTCACCCGCACCATTTATTATACTTATCAAGGCGGGTATCTACAAAGAAGATGTTACGATTCCTAGACATACTGACAATGTTGTTTTTATCGGAGAAGGGCCCACCAAAACCAAAATTACGGGACGGAAGAATTATATCGACGGAACCTCCACATACAAATCTGCTACCGTAG CGGTTGACGGGGACGGGTTCATGGCTAAGGACATAGGGTTCGAAAACAGTGCAGGACCCGAAAAACATCAAGCAGTAGCCTTGCGCGTTTCAGCAGATATGAGCATCTTCCACAACTGTTTAATTGAGGGTTATCAAGATACTCTCTACACTCACTCATATCGCCAATTCTACCGCCAATGTGAAATTAAAGGAACAATCGACTTCATATTTGGAAACGCTGCAGCCGTTTTCCAAGACTGCAAAATGATAATCCGAAAACCAATGAACAATCAAGCATGTATGGTGACAGCTCAAGGCCGAAAAGACCAACATTCAGTAGGTGGAATTGTAATGGACGGTTGTACAATTACAGCTGAACCTGCGTTCTTGAACGCGGTCCCAATGCCTAAATCTTATCTAGGACGTCCGTGGAAGGAGTTTTCGAGGACGATTATCATGCAATCGTTTCTTGACAAGAATATCGATCCGGAAGGGTGGTCCGTGTGGGCCGGGACGTTTGCGTTAGACACGTGTTATTATGCTGAATTTAAGAATAAAGGTCCAGGCGCTGATACTTCGAAAAGGGTTACGTGGAAAGGGATTAAGAAAATATCTCCACAAGAAGCTCAAAGGTTTGCTCCTGGAACGTATATACAAGGAGATCAATGGATTAAACCAACTAATGTGCCCTATGAAGCTGGATTGATGAAGATTTAA
- the LOC139852923 gene encoding pectinesterase-like isoform X2 — translation MSDEIDLHKAGGEKTAILIAATTVYILCKYTDFRDICRETLERIRTRIRKPRELILGGFNTAMDQIHYAIENSYTLKKTAKDPRAVIAIDQCKELLSISIEDLKKSVDRVSVIDINKLKYHTIELRVWLSGAVTYQDTCLDAFVNTTGDSGLQMTRLLDLGVKHTRNSLAMIDGVIELSGGKPPRYNDYYEKRESSQSTTVVDYRVDQTQLQQQQQLPIQPKKKRHFFDWTVKNPQPEPNNVVVVQQTEVQQPKPTKTKTVNVDYKGDLSISRNEDPKQTAGNIQRILDEQAEPEFLSDTPYPSWTDSSRRSLINVDPKTVKPNAVVAQDGSGGFKTIMQAVNTAPKRSPAPFIILIKAGIYKEDVTIPRHTDNVVFIGEGPTKTKITGRKNYIDGTSTYKSATVAVDGDGFMAKDIGFENSAGPEKHQAVALRVSADMSIFHNCLIEGYQDTLYTHSYRQFYRQCEIKGTIDFIFGNAAAVFQDCKMIIRKPMNNQACMVTAQGRKDQHSVGGIVMDGCTITAEPAFLNAVPMPKSYLGRPWKEFSRTIIMQSFLDKNIDPEGWSVWAGTFALDTCYYAEFKNKGPGADTSKRVTWKGIKKISPQEAQRFAPGTYIQGDQWIKPTNVPYEAGLMKI, via the exons ATGTCTGATGAAATAGATCTACACAAAGCAGGTGGCGAAAAAACGGCCATCTTAATCGCAGCCACCACCGTATATATTCTTTGCAAATACACCGATTTTCGGGACATTTGTAGGGAAACATTGGAGAGAATAAGAACACGAATAAGGAAGCCTAGAGAACTCATTTTAGGAGGTTTTAATACTGCAATGGATCAAATTCACTACGCCATCGAAAATTCTTACACCCTTAAAAAAACCGCAAAAGATCCAAGGGCTGTAATCGCGATAGATCAATGTAAAGAGCTTCTCAGTATTTCGATTGAAGATCTTAAAAAATCGGTTGATAGGGTTAGTGTTATTGACATTAACAAGTTGAAATATCATACAATTGAGCTTAGGGTTTGGCTTAGTGGTGCTGTTACATATCAAGATACTTGTCTTGATGCATTTGTTAATACTACTGGTGATTCTGGATTACAAATGACTAGATTGTTGGATTTAGGCGTTAAACATACGAGAAACAGTCTTGCAATGATCGATGGCGTTATTGAGTTGTCGGGTGGTAAGCCACCTAGATATAATGATTATTATGAGAAAAGGGAATCGAGTCAATCGACGACTGTTGTTGATTATAGAGTTGATCAAACTCaacttcaacaacaacaacaacttccgaTTCAACCTAAGAAGAAACGACATTTTTTCGATTGGACAGTAAAAAATCCTCAACCGGAGCCTAACAACGTTGTCGTTGTTCAACAAACCGAGGTTCAACAACCAAAACCGACGAAAACTAAAACTGTTAATGTTGATTATAAGGGGGATCTTTCGATCTCACGTAATGAAGATCCGAAGCAAACAGCGGGGAATATTCAAAGAATACTTGATGAACAAGCTGAGCCCGAGTTTCTTTCGGATACACCTTATCCTTCATGGACCGATAGTTCAAGGCGTTCGTTAATAAACGTTGATCCTAAAACTGTAAAGCCGAATGCAGTTGTGGCTCAAGATGGGTCGGGTGGTTTTAAGACCATCATGCAAGCTGTTAACACGGCTCCTAAAAGGTCACCCGCACCATTTATTATACTTATCAAGGCGGGTATCTACAAAGAAGATGTTACGATTCCTAGACATACTGACAATGTTGTTTTTATCGGAGAAGGGCCCACCAAAACCAAAATTACGGGACGGAAGAATTATATCGACGGAACCTCCACATACAAATCTGCTACCGTAG CGGTTGACGGGGACGGGTTCATGGCTAAGGACATAGGGTTCGAAAACAGTGCAGGACCCGAAAAACATCAAGCAGTAGCCTTGCGCGTTTCAGCAGATATGAGCATCTTCCACAACTGTTTAATTGAGGGTTATCAAGATACTCTCTACACTCACTCATATCGCCAATTCTACCGCCAATGTGAAATTAAAGGAACAATCGACTTCATATTTGGAAACGCTGCAGCCGTTTTCCAAGACTGCAAAATGATAATCCGAAAACCAATGAACAATCAAGCATGTATGGTGACAGCTCAAGGCCGAAAAGACCAACATTCAGTAGGTGGAATTGTAATGGACGGTTGTACAATTACAGCTGAACCTGCGTTCTTGAACGCGGTCCCAATGCCTAAATCTTATCTAGGACGTCCGTGGAAGGAGTTTTCGAGGACGATTATCATGCAATCGTTTCTTGACAAGAATATCGATCCGGAAGGGTGGTCCGTGTGGGCCGGGACGTTTGCGTTAGACACGTGTTATTATGCTGAATTTAAGAATAAAGGTCCAGGCGCTGATACTTCGAAAAGGGTTACGTGGAAAGGGATTAAGAAAATATCTCCACAAGAAGCTCAAAGGTTTGCTCCTGGAACGTATATACAAGGAGATCAATGGATTAAACCAACTAATGTGCCCTATGAAGCTGGATTGATGAAGATTTAA